A portion of the Microlunatus phosphovorus NM-1 genome contains these proteins:
- a CDS encoding amino acid ABC transporter permease, whose translation MDGLQTLFQEYSVFAAFWMTIKLTVLGAIGAMIIGTVVAIMRVSPVRVFQLAGTAYVTLVRNTPLTLLVFAFAFGLFYTLQISLADPNSPTSLADNAFRWGVVALSVYHAAFIAEAIRSGINTVPQGQAEAARAIGLSFVPTITTIVLPQAFRGAIAPLGNTLIALTKNTTVLATIGVAEPALMMRNMLEFNSSLLFAIFFIMAAGFVILTLPMGIFFTWWSRKLAVQR comes from the coding sequence ATGGATGGTCTACAGACCCTGTTCCAGGAATACAGCGTCTTCGCGGCGTTCTGGATGACGATCAAACTCACGGTTCTGGGAGCGATCGGTGCGATGATCATAGGCACCGTCGTGGCGATCATGCGGGTCTCGCCGGTCCGGGTCTTCCAACTCGCCGGCACCGCGTACGTGACGCTGGTCCGCAACACGCCGCTGACGCTGCTCGTCTTCGCGTTCGCGTTCGGGCTGTTCTACACGCTCCAGATCAGCCTGGCTGACCCGAACTCCCCCACCTCGCTGGCCGACAACGCCTTCCGCTGGGGCGTGGTGGCGCTCTCGGTCTACCATGCGGCCTTCATCGCCGAGGCCATCCGCAGCGGCATCAACACCGTGCCGCAAGGCCAGGCGGAGGCGGCGCGGGCGATCGGGTTGTCGTTCGTGCCGACCATCACCACGATCGTGCTCCCGCAGGCGTTCCGTGGCGCGATCGCCCCACTCGGGAACACGTTGATCGCGCTGACCAAGAACACCACGGTGCTGGCCACCATCGGCGTCGCGGAGCCCGCGCTGATGATGCGCAACATGCTGGAGTTCAACAGCTCGCTACTGTTCGCGATCTTCTTCATCATGGCCGCCGGATTCGTGATCCTGACGTTGCCCATGGGGATCTTCTTCACCTGGTGGTCGCGCAAGCTGGCGGTGCAGCGATGA
- a CDS encoding glutamate ABC transporter substrate-binding protein, which produces MKLTRRILAIGAGLAMVIPLVACGGTSDSGSTESGGGKVVIGIKFDQPGLGLKEGDNYTGFDVEVAKYVAKDLGYTDVQFMESPSAQRETLLQSGQVKMIFATYSITDDRKQKVSFGGPYFIAGQDLLVRNDNTDITGPDSLNGKKLCSVTGSTSAKKIKDNYSSGVQLQEFDTYSKCVEALNSGQIDAVTTDNVILAGFAAQSQYQGKLKVVGKPFSEERYGVGIAKGDTELCGKINTAIEKMESDGSWQKALDATVGASGFKPDPATNPPKPDACS; this is translated from the coding sequence ATGAAACTGACCAGACGGATCCTTGCTATCGGAGCCGGATTGGCCATGGTGATCCCCCTCGTCGCCTGCGGCGGGACAAGCGACTCCGGCAGCACTGAGTCGGGCGGCGGCAAGGTCGTCATCGGCATCAAGTTCGACCAGCCGGGCCTCGGCCTGAAGGAAGGCGACAACTACACCGGTTTCGATGTCGAGGTCGCGAAGTACGTCGCCAAGGACCTCGGCTACACCGACGTCCAGTTCATGGAGTCGCCGTCGGCCCAGCGCGAGACGCTGCTGCAGAGCGGCCAGGTGAAGATGATCTTCGCGACGTACTCGATCACCGACGACCGGAAGCAGAAGGTCTCCTTCGGCGGTCCGTACTTCATCGCCGGCCAGGATCTCCTGGTTCGCAATGACAACACCGACATCACCGGTCCGGACAGCCTCAACGGCAAGAAGCTGTGCTCGGTCACCGGCTCCACCTCGGCCAAGAAGATCAAGGACAACTACTCGTCCGGGGTCCAGTTGCAGGAGTTCGACACCTATTCCAAGTGCGTCGAGGCACTGAACTCCGGGCAGATCGACGCGGTGACCACCGACAACGTGATCCTGGCCGGTTTCGCTGCGCAGTCGCAGTACCAGGGCAAGCTCAAGGTCGTCGGCAAGCCGTTCTCCGAGGAGCGGTACGGCGTCGGCATCGCCAAGGGCGACACCGAGCTGTGCGGCAAGATCAACACCGCGATCGAGAAGATGGAATCCGACGGCTCCTGGCAGAAGGCGCTGGACGCCACAGTCGGCGCCTCCGGCTTCAAGCCGGATCCTGCCACCAACCCGCCCAAGCCGGACGCCTGCTCCTAG
- a CDS encoding amino acid ABC transporter ATP-binding protein produces the protein MVVLTGVDKYFGDLHVLQHIDLTVHKGEVVVVLGPSGSGKSTLCRAINRLETIQSGTITIDGSELPSEGKALANLRADVGMVFQSFNLFAHKTILENVTLGPIKVRKKSTAEAKQRGMELLKRVGVDSQASKYPAQLSGGQQQRVAIARALAMDPKVILFDEPTSALDPEMVNEVLDVMVSLAKQGMTMIVVTHEMGFARKAANRVVFMADGQIVEEADPETFFTAAKSHRAKDFLSKILTH, from the coding sequence CTGGTCGTGCTGACCGGAGTCGACAAGTACTTTGGCGATCTCCATGTCCTGCAGCACATCGACCTGACCGTGCACAAGGGCGAGGTCGTCGTGGTGCTGGGCCCGTCCGGCTCGGGCAAGTCGACACTGTGTCGGGCGATCAATCGGCTCGAGACGATCCAGTCCGGCACGATCACCATCGACGGCAGCGAACTGCCGTCCGAAGGCAAGGCACTGGCCAACCTGCGCGCGGACGTGGGCATGGTGTTCCAGTCGTTCAATCTGTTCGCCCACAAGACGATCCTGGAGAACGTCACGCTCGGACCGATCAAGGTCCGCAAGAAGTCGACAGCCGAGGCCAAGCAGCGCGGCATGGAACTGCTGAAACGCGTCGGGGTGGACAGCCAGGCCTCGAAGTATCCGGCCCAGCTCTCCGGCGGCCAGCAGCAGCGGGTCGCCATCGCCCGAGCACTGGCGATGGACCCCAAGGTGATCCTCTTCGACGAGCCCACCTCCGCCCTGGATCCGGAGATGGTCAACGAGGTGCTCGACGTGATGGTCAGCCTCGCCAAGCAGGGCATGACCATGATCGTCGTCACCCACGAGATGGGGTTCGCCCGCAAGGCCGCCAACCGGGTCGTGTTCATGGCCGACGGTCAAATCGTCGAAGAGGCCGACCCGGAGACCTTCTTCACCGCAGCCAAGAGCCACCGCGCCAAGGACTTCCTGAGCAAGATCCTCACCCACTGA